Proteins encoded by one window of Thermococcus sp. Bubb.Bath:
- a CDS encoding HIT domain-containing protein, with product MKTLWAPWRIEYIRSPKHDGCIFCDFPKENRDKERLILYRGEHAFVIMNNYPYNPGHVMIAPYRHVGKWEDLTDDELFEIMKLSQLMIKAITKAMNPDGFNMGVNLGRVAGAGIDDHVHLHIVPRWNGDTNFMPVVADTKVIPQSLQEAYDELKKAIDEVLNGG from the coding sequence TTGAAGACCCTATGGGCACCGTGGAGGATAGAGTACATACGCTCACCGAAGCATGACGGTTGCATATTCTGCGACTTCCCGAAGGAGAACCGGGATAAGGAGAGGCTCATCCTCTACCGCGGGGAGCATGCCTTTGTGATCATGAACAACTACCCCTACAACCCCGGCCACGTCATGATAGCCCCCTACAGGCATGTCGGAAAGTGGGAAGACCTCACCGATGATGAGCTCTTCGAGATTATGAAACTCTCACAGCTCATGATAAAGGCCATAACGAAAGCAATGAACCCCGATGGCTTCAACATGGGTGTCAACCTTGGCAGGGTTGCTGGAGCGGGAATAGACGACCACGTTCACCTTCACATCGTCCCACGCTGGAATGGTGACACGAACTTCATGCCTGTTGTTGCCGACACGAAGGTCATCCCCCAGTCCCTCCAAGAAGCTTACGACGAGCTCAAAAAAGCTATAGACGAGGTTTTGAACGGGGGGTAA